The following coding sequences are from one Musa acuminata AAA Group cultivar baxijiao chromosome BXJ2-4, Cavendish_Baxijiao_AAA, whole genome shotgun sequence window:
- the LOC135611129 gene encoding uncharacterized protein LOC135611129, with protein MDFHCLPRRELQALCKKNRIPANMTNVAMADALQSLFAVGGMESIEEALQNQSPKNVQASSAYLPRSSRRISARRAAASTASDDPKEQPASPLPRARRVTAMDSETGRLFSEEVDRDEEQKEGMMEITPMAKPSTKKQPRGTTTVRYTRRRATKKEDGDAAEDGLIEAAKTPAPRNGRRTIARKEAESPAVMDEGTEDTVVSSRTTTRRARQSSKSIPVDVTATTLRRSSRARARVSVPDMESLAQDVEEQAEKGIEIKKSVDTEGDSMIPPPCKKSSDMAAGNVTDLKEIQDKTVIDGDNCGQDCNPVVADCDLSQHHHSSEVKEDGVVPETDGVDDVKDGDSSIASCKKTSDLAEENATDLREAEGIQDNTLIGSENCEQDCRPVVVDIDLSQRQHSSEINEDGIVSETEGLDDVKDGDSLIASCKNTSDLATETEGIQDETIIDGENCERDCNLVVVDTDPSQHQQSPEVEEDGIVPETEGLNEVNESEIAAQQHDVETGVETMDLVDRDGAFLLLSDEKPSDLAAGNASHLCSMDSQEEILPSEICEQDCNVADDITNLVASLLLSDEKSSNLAVANASHLSSMDSQEKLEKESNGDQEEILPSEICEQDCNVSVVDTNLPLHQLVADPKEPEGFDVESSPKMEGGCVGDQMANQADNTNLPLHQLAVEPKEPEGFNAELSPQKKGGREEEQTANQADRESSVLEVTPLISSLGNPDITGDAADEQSQREEEETEDEMQTYSAPKNDDETSDGDETVAEVVSFSPQQKPTSSHRSNTVDLPAESLPEVGDIIGDSEVSPDAVTVEVVEAAKLSKVGNAEDSVGALMATAIIVEVEKSENRKESDADEEKKSFGQLTMTEIGCGEAKVESDAEKQSLPVVDLQNMSLRKLKLLYKEKKSNAKATNKVEGTRLALAELNENVL; from the exons atggatttCCACTGCTTGCCCAGGAGAGAGCTCCAAGCCCTCTGCAAGAAGAACCGCATCCCCGCCAACATGACCAACGTCGCCATGGCAGACGCCCTCCAGTCTCTTTTCGCC GTTGGTGGGATGGAGAGTATCGAGGAAGCGCTGCAGAATCAGTCCCCCAAGAATGTCCAGGCCAGCTCGGCCTACCTCCCCCGCTCCTCCCGCAGGATCTCAGCTCGCCGGGCGGCTGCGTCCACCGCCTCGGACGATCCCAAAGAGCAGCCGGCGAGCCCCCTGCCTCGGGCTCGTCGGGTGACCGCAATGGACTCCGAGACCGGGAGACTCTTCTCTGAAGAAGTAGATAGAGACGAGGAGCAGAAGGAAGGCATGATGGAGATCACACCCATGGCCAAGCCCAGCACCAAGAAGCAGCCTCGGGGCACCACAACAGTTAGGTACACCAGAAGAAGGGCGACCAAGAAAGAGGACGGCGACGCGGCAGAGGATGGTCTTATCGAAGCAGCCAAGACTCCGGCCCCTCGAAATGGCCGGAGAACGATAGCCAGGAAGGAAGCCGAATCCCCAGCTGTGATGGACGAAGGAACAGAAGACACGGTCGTTTCATCAAGAACTACAACTCGCAGGGCGAGGCAGTCTTCAAAGTCGATCCCCGTGGATGTCACCGCTACAACCCTGAGGAGGAGTTCAAGGGCTAGGGCGAGGGTTTCTGTACCTGACATGGAAAGTTTGGCTCAAGATGTAGAAGAACAAGCGGAAAAAG GCATCGAAATCAAGAAATCTGTGGACACGGAGGGCGACTCTATGATTCCTCCTCCTTGCAAGAAGAGCTCGGATATGGCAGCGGGGAACGTCACTGATCTCAAAGAGATCCAAGACAAAACTGTGATTGATGGTGATAATTGTGGGCAAGATTGCAATCCAGTGGTCGCTGACTGCGATCTCTCTCAACACCATCACTCCTCGGAAGTTAAAGAAGATGGAGTCGTCCCAGAAACTGATGGAGTCGATGATGTGAAGGATGGCGACTCTTCGATTGCTTCTTGCAAGAAGACCTCGGATTTGGCAGAGGAGAACGCCACTGATCTCAGAGAGGCTGAGGGGATCCAAGACAACACTCTTATTGGTAGTGAAAATTGTGAGCAAGATTGCAGGCCGGTGGTCGTCGACATCGATCTTTCTCAACGCCAGCACTCCTCAGAAATCAATGAAGATGGAATTGTCTCAGAAACTGAAGGACTCGATGATGTAAAGGACGGCGATTCTTTGATTGCTTCTTGCAAGAATACCTCAGATTTGGCAACGGAGACGGAAGGGATCCAAGACGAGACCATTATTGATGGTGAAAACTGCGAACGAGATTGCAATTTGGTGGTCGTTGACACCGATCCTTCACAACACCAGCAATCCCCGGAAGTCGAAGAAGATGGAATCGTCCCGGAAACTGAAGGACTCAATGAAGTGAATGAGTCGGAAATTGCAGCCCAACAACACGACGTGGAAACAG GAGTCGAAACTATGGATCTCGTGGATAGAGACGGCGCATTTTTGCTGCTTTCCGATGAGAAGCCATCAGATTTGGCAGCAGGGAATGCTTCTCATCTCTGTTCCATGGATTCACAAGAAGAGATTCTCCCTAGTGAAATTTGTGAACAAGATTGCAATGTGGCCGACGACATCACCAATCTTGTGGCATCTTTGCTGCTTTCTGATGAGAAGTCCTCAAATTTGGCAGTAGCGAATGCTTCTCATCTCTCTTCCATGGATTCACAAGAGAAGCTTGAGAAAGAGTCCAATGGAGATCAAGAAGAGATTCTCCCTAGTGAAATTTGTGAACAAGATTGCAATGTGTCCGTCGTCGACACCAATCTTCCCCTGCATCAGCTTGTCGCAGACCCTAAAGAGCCTGAAGGATTCGACGTTGAATCATCGCCAAAGATGGAGGGAGGCTGCGTGGGAGACCAAATGGCAAACCAGGCAGACAACACTAATCTTCCCCTGCATCAACTTGCCGTAGAACCTAAAGAACCCGAAGGGTTCAATGCAGAATTATCACCACAGAAGAAGGGTGGCCGTGAAGAAGAACAAACGGCCAACCAGGCCGACCGTGAGTCATCTGTGCTAGAAGTGACGCCGCTGATATCTTCATTAGGGAACCCAGACATCACCGGAGATGCTGCAGATGAGCAAAgtcagagagaggaggaagaaactgAGGATGAAATGCAAACTTATTCAGCACCAAAAAATGACGACGAAACCAGCGATGGAGATGAGACTGTTGCTGAGGTTGTTTCCTTCTCCCCTCAGCAGAAGCCGACAAGCTCGCATCGATCAAACACCGTCGACCTACCTGCTGAATCCTTACCCGAAGTTGGAGATATAATTGGAGACAGTGAAGTTTCCCCGGATGCGGTAACAGTTGAGGTTGTGGAAGCTGCCAAGTTATCCAAGGTTGGAAACGCCGAGGACAGTGTCGGAGCTCTGATGGCTACTGCGATCATCGTGGAAGTGGAGAAAAGTGAGAACCGGAAAGAATCTGATgctgacgaggagaagaaaagttTTGGCCAGTTGACCATGACAGAGATCGGGTGTGGGGAAGCGAAGGTGGAATCTGATGCAGAGAAACAGAGTCTGCCTGTCGTAGACTTGCAAAATATGAGCTTGAGAAAGCTGAAGCTGCTCTACAAGGAGAAGAAAAGCAATGCCAAAGCCACCAATAAG GTGGAAGGAACGAGACTGGCTCTCGCGGAGCTAAATGAGAACGTTCTGTAG
- the LOC135608822 gene encoding late embryogenesis abundant protein At5g17165-like — protein sequence MAANGRALASGFGKRFVNQIWAARDPAERVAAVASLPSLSYSERRVHVSSSYDKNVEELEEARVPDHVIDAKSDKYWGPHPTTGVFGPADESGASVSGGGKAATAPVSGPSALDQTVWFRPLEDVDKPPNA from the exons aTGGCAGCCAATGGTCGTGCGCTCGCTTCAGGCTTCGGGAAGCGATTCGTCAACCAGATCTGGGCCGCACGAGATCCCGCGGAGCGCGTCGCCGCCGTCGCCTCCCTGCCATCGCTTTCTTACAG CGAGAGGAGAGTGCACGTATCGtcgtcgtacgataagaacgtggAGGAGCTGGAGGAGGCGCGCGTGCCGGACCATGTGATCGACGCCAAGTCCGACAAGTACTGGGGACCCCACCCCACCACCGGCGTTTTCGGCCCCGCCGACGAGAGCGGCGCCTCCGTTAGCGGCGGCGGAAAGGCAGCGACTGCCCCTGTAAGTGGCCCGTCCGCCCTGGACCAAACCGTGTGGTTTCGTCCCCTAGAGGACGTCGACAAGCCGCCCAACGCCTGA
- the LOC135611127 gene encoding uncharacterized protein LOC135611127 has translation MGQAFRKLFDTFFGNKEMRVVMLGLDAAGKTTILYKLHIGEVLSTVPTIGFNVEKVQYKNVIFTVWDVGGQEKLRPLWRHYFNNTDGLIYVVDSLDRERIGKAKAEFQAIINDPFMLHSVILIFANKQDMRGAMTPMEVCEGLGLYGVRNRVWHIQGTCALRGDGLYEGLDWLASTLNELQTSSRST, from the exons ATGGGGCAGGCGTTCCGGAAGCTCTTCGATACCTTCTTCGGCAACAAGGAGATGAGG GTTGTGATGCTTGGACTGGATGCAGCAGGTAAAACTACAATTTTGTACAAGTTGCACATTGGAGAGGTCTTGTCAACGGTCCCAACAATTG GTTTTAATGTAGAAAAAGTTCAGTATAAGAATGTGATATTTACAGTCTGGGATGTTGGTGGGCAAGAGAAATTGAGGCCTTTGTGGAGGCATTACTTTAACAATACAGATGGTCTG ATCTATGTAGTTGATTCGTTGGACAGAGAAAGAATTGGGAAAGCTAAAGCAGAGTTTCAG GCCATCATCAATGACCCGTTCATGCTTCACAGTGTCATTTTGATATTTGCAAACAAACAGGATATG AGAGGTGCAATGACCCCAATGGAGGTATGTGAGGGTCTTGGTCTCTATGGCGTAAGGAATCGGGTGTGGCACATTCAAGGAACTTGTGCTCTCCGAGGTGATGGTCTCTATGAAGGTCTGGACTGGCTCGCCAGTACTCTTAATGAACTACAAACTTCAAGCCGCTCAACCTGA
- the LOC135611130 gene encoding phosphoacetylglucosamine mutase-like isoform X2, with the protein MAEEKQRSLLLDSASRFPLPHGARFSYGTAGFRSEGSILASTVYRAGVLAALRSLKTGSAIGLMITASHNPLSDNGVKIADPDGGMMIQRWEPFADALANAPDSEHLLHLVVRFVEEENIPFGGVQSAEVLLGRDTRPSGEALLEAAKHGINAIIGAVAIDMGVLTTPQLHWMVRSRNKGMVASESDYLAQLSKSFRCLMDLVPRERIADSLDTELVVDGANGVGGDKLEQLKKMVTGLDISVKNTGKKGEGMLNESCGADYVQKEKVVPSGFGPDYVGVRCASLDGDADRLVYFLIPSASSKNIDLIDGDKILSLFAVFIKEQLDVLYKGSDSNNKPPVRLGIVQTAYANGASTAYLKWLGLEVVFTPTGVKYLHKKAAEYDIGIYFEANGHGTVLFSENFLSGLECRSNELASASSGSEQHKAALRLLAVSQLINQAVGDALSGLLLVEAVLQYMGWSIKRWNELYQDLPSRQLKVKVADRNAVVTANAETQVVKPSGLQELIDAESGKHPHGRCFIRPSGTEDIIRVYAEASTQEAADSLARSIVQLVDRVLGSGNSHQ; encoded by the exons ATGGCAGAGGAGAAGCAGCGATCGCTCCTTCTCGACTCCGCCTCACGATTCCCTCTACCTCACG GGGCGCGTTTCTCGTACGGGACCGCCGGATTCCGATCGGAGGGATCCATCCTGGCGTCGACGGTGTACCGTGCGGGGGTCCTGGCGGCCCTGAGGTCGCTCAAGACCGGATCCGCCATCGGGTTGATGATCACCGCCTCCCACAACCCCCTGTCCGACAATGGCGTCAAGATCGCTGATCCCGACGGCGGAATGATGATACAGCGGTGGGAGCCGTTTGCCGACGCCCTCGCTAATGCCCCCGACTCCGAGCACCTCCTCCAT TTGGTGGTTCGATTTGTGGAGGAAGAAAATATACCATTTGGAGGAGTGCAGTCTGCGGAGGTGTTGTTAGGAAGAGACACCAGACCGAGTGGAGAAGCTCTTCTTGAAGCTGCAAAGCAT GGAATCAACGCTATAATTGGTGCGGTTGCAATCGACATGGGAGTCTTGACAACCCCACAGCTACACTGGATGGTTAGAAGCAGGAACAAGGGCATGGTGGCATCGGAATCTGACTACTTGGCTCAACTATCAAAATCTTTCAG GTGCCTGATGGACCTGGTTCCCAGAGAAAGGATTGCCGATTCATTGGATACGGAACTCGTAGTTGATGGAGCCAATGGTGTTGGTGGAGACAAGCTTGAACAGCTCAAGAAAATGGTGACAGGGTTGGATATTTCCGTGAAAAATACAGGTAAGAAAGGAGAAGGGATGCTTAATGAAAGCTGTGGTGCTGATTATGTGCAGAAGGAGAAGGTTGTTCCATCCGGCTTTGGGCCTGACTACGTAGGAGTAAG GTGTGCAAGTCTGGATGGTGATGCTGATCGGCTTGTGTATTTCCTCATTCCGTCTGCAAGCAGCAAGAACATTGACCTAATTGATGGAGACAAGATATTGTCCCTCTTTGCAGTTTTTATCAAGGAACAATTGGATGTCCTCTACAAGGGCAGTGATTCAAATAACAAACCGCCTGTAAGGCTTGGCATTGTGCAGACGGCATATGCAAATGGAGCATCAACAGCGTACCTCAAGTGGCTAGGCCTAGAGGTTGTGTTTACTCCCACTGGAGTAAAATATCTGCACAAGAAAGCTGCAGAGTATGACATTGGGATATACTTCGAGGCAAATGGACATGGAACCGTACTGTTCTCAGAAAATTTTCTCTCTGGTCTGGAGTGTAGGAGCAATGAACTTGCCTCTGCATCTTCAG GTTCCGAGCAACACAAAGCTGCTTTAAGATTGCTGGCGGTCAGTCAACTGATCAATCAAGCAGTAGGAGATGCTCTTAGTGGGTTGCTATTGGTGGAAGCTGTATTACAGTACATGGGATGGTCAATCAAAAGGTGGAATGAGCTTTACCAAGATCTGCCTAGCAGACAGCTTAAG GTAAAAGTTGCGGACCGAAATGCTGTTGTTACAGCAAATGCAGAAACACAAGTTGTGAAGCCATCAGGTCTACAAGAGTTGATAGATGCGGAATCGG GGAAGCACCCTCACGGCCGATGTTTTATCCGGCCATCCGGTACAGAGGACATAATTCGTGTGTACGCCGAGGCATCCACGCAGGAAGCAGCTGACAGTCTTGCCCGATCCATAGTGCAACTTGTCGATCGTGTTCTTGGATCCGGCAATTCTCATCAGTAG
- the LOC135611126 gene encoding uncharacterized protein LOC135611126, giving the protein MQARWFASIGRHLLSSSRPAFAPAPFPHRCLRSMALPVDPSIRKPVISDFVSAALRDRPPVLGFHTPSRLLPATQSRFYAVKDRSRAPRTPVTSKVKKYKIKSYSSFKFRFRTMNNGQIRRWKAGKRHNAHLKSKEAKRRLRRPGIVHAAYAKVMKKLNFCA; this is encoded by the exons ATGCAGGCGCGATGGTTCGCCAGCATCGGTCGACATTTGCTCTCCTCTTCCCGGCCTGCCTTCGCTCCTGCTCCCTTCCCGCATCGATGCCTCCGATCAATGGCGTTACCCGTAGATCCTTCCATTCGCAAGCCCGTTATCAGTGACTTCGTTTCCGCAGCTCTCCGCGACCGGCCGCCGGTTTTAGGGTTTCACACTCCCTCTCGTCTTCTTCCG GCGACGCAGTCACGTTTTTATGCGGTGAAGGATAGATCGAGGGCGCCGCGCACGCCAGTTACTTCTAAAGTGAAGAAATATAAGATCAAATCTTACTC ATCTTTTAAATTCCGATTTAGGACCATGAACAATGGACAAATACGGAGATGGAAAGCTGGAAAGCGGCATAATGCACACTTGAAG TCTAAGGAGGCGAAACGGAGACTAAGGAGGCCTGGAATTGTGCATGCAGcatatgcaaaggttatgaagaaGTTGAACTTTTGTGCCTAG
- the LOC135611130 gene encoding phosphoacetylglucosamine mutase-like isoform X1 produces the protein MAEEKQRSLLLDSASRFPLPHGARFSYGTAGFRSEGSILASTVYRAGVLAALRSLKTGSAIGLMITASHNPLSDNGVKIADPDGGMMIQRWEPFADALANAPDSEHLLHLVVRFVEEENIPFGGVQSAEVLLGRDTRPSGEALLEAAKHGINAIIGAVAIDMGVLTTPQLHWMVRSRNKGMVASESDYLAQLSKSFRCLMDLVPRERIADSLDTELVVDGANGVGGDKLEQLKKMVTGLDISVKNTGKKGEGMLNESCGADYVQKEKVVPSGFGPDYVGVRCASLDGDADRLVYFLIPSASSKNIDLIDGDKILSLFAVFIKEQLDVLYKGSDSNNKPPVRLGIVQTAYANGASTAYLKWLGLEVVFTPTGVKYLHKKAAEYDIGIYFEANGHGTVLFSENFLSGLECRSNELASASSVGSEQHKAALRLLAVSQLINQAVGDALSGLLLVEAVLQYMGWSIKRWNELYQDLPSRQLKVKVADRNAVVTANAETQVVKPSGLQELIDAESGKHPHGRCFIRPSGTEDIIRVYAEASTQEAADSLARSIVQLVDRVLGSGNSHQ, from the exons ATGGCAGAGGAGAAGCAGCGATCGCTCCTTCTCGACTCCGCCTCACGATTCCCTCTACCTCACG GGGCGCGTTTCTCGTACGGGACCGCCGGATTCCGATCGGAGGGATCCATCCTGGCGTCGACGGTGTACCGTGCGGGGGTCCTGGCGGCCCTGAGGTCGCTCAAGACCGGATCCGCCATCGGGTTGATGATCACCGCCTCCCACAACCCCCTGTCCGACAATGGCGTCAAGATCGCTGATCCCGACGGCGGAATGATGATACAGCGGTGGGAGCCGTTTGCCGACGCCCTCGCTAATGCCCCCGACTCCGAGCACCTCCTCCAT TTGGTGGTTCGATTTGTGGAGGAAGAAAATATACCATTTGGAGGAGTGCAGTCTGCGGAGGTGTTGTTAGGAAGAGACACCAGACCGAGTGGAGAAGCTCTTCTTGAAGCTGCAAAGCAT GGAATCAACGCTATAATTGGTGCGGTTGCAATCGACATGGGAGTCTTGACAACCCCACAGCTACACTGGATGGTTAGAAGCAGGAACAAGGGCATGGTGGCATCGGAATCTGACTACTTGGCTCAACTATCAAAATCTTTCAG GTGCCTGATGGACCTGGTTCCCAGAGAAAGGATTGCCGATTCATTGGATACGGAACTCGTAGTTGATGGAGCCAATGGTGTTGGTGGAGACAAGCTTGAACAGCTCAAGAAAATGGTGACAGGGTTGGATATTTCCGTGAAAAATACAGGTAAGAAAGGAGAAGGGATGCTTAATGAAAGCTGTGGTGCTGATTATGTGCAGAAGGAGAAGGTTGTTCCATCCGGCTTTGGGCCTGACTACGTAGGAGTAAG GTGTGCAAGTCTGGATGGTGATGCTGATCGGCTTGTGTATTTCCTCATTCCGTCTGCAAGCAGCAAGAACATTGACCTAATTGATGGAGACAAGATATTGTCCCTCTTTGCAGTTTTTATCAAGGAACAATTGGATGTCCTCTACAAGGGCAGTGATTCAAATAACAAACCGCCTGTAAGGCTTGGCATTGTGCAGACGGCATATGCAAATGGAGCATCAACAGCGTACCTCAAGTGGCTAGGCCTAGAGGTTGTGTTTACTCCCACTGGAGTAAAATATCTGCACAAGAAAGCTGCAGAGTATGACATTGGGATATACTTCGAGGCAAATGGACATGGAACCGTACTGTTCTCAGAAAATTTTCTCTCTGGTCTGGAGTGTAGGAGCAATGAACTTGCCTCTGCATCTTCAG TAGGTTCCGAGCAACACAAAGCTGCTTTAAGATTGCTGGCGGTCAGTCAACTGATCAATCAAGCAGTAGGAGATGCTCTTAGTGGGTTGCTATTGGTGGAAGCTGTATTACAGTACATGGGATGGTCAATCAAAAGGTGGAATGAGCTTTACCAAGATCTGCCTAGCAGACAGCTTAAG GTAAAAGTTGCGGACCGAAATGCTGTTGTTACAGCAAATGCAGAAACACAAGTTGTGAAGCCATCAGGTCTACAAGAGTTGATAGATGCGGAATCGG GGAAGCACCCTCACGGCCGATGTTTTATCCGGCCATCCGGTACAGAGGACATAATTCGTGTGTACGCCGAGGCATCCACGCAGGAAGCAGCTGACAGTCTTGCCCGATCCATAGTGCAACTTGTCGATCGTGTTCTTGGATCCGGCAATTCTCATCAGTAG
- the LOC135611124 gene encoding phosphoribulokinase, chloroplastic-like has protein sequence MATCAVYTTPSLHSCSITSPAKTSLGFHQRQVIFFTSRRITKRGGRSTSEVTCSAEAKTVVIGLAADSGCGKSTFMRRLTSVFGGAAEPPKGGNPDSNTLISDTTTVICLDDYHSLDRTGRKEKGVTALDPRANNFDLMYEQVKALKDGVAVDKPIYNHVTGLLDPPELIRPPKILVIEGLHPMFDPRVRELLDFSIYLDISDEVKFAWKIQRDMAERGHSLESIKASIEARKPDFDAYIDPQKQHADAVVEVLPTQLIPDDNEGKVLRVRLIMKEGLKHFSPVYLFDEGSTISWIPCGRKLTCSYPGIKFAYAPDTYYSNEVSVLEMDGQFDRLDELIYVESHLSNLSTKFYGEVTQQMLKHSDFPGSNNGTGLFQTIVGLKIRDLYEQIVAERAAAVAEAAKV, from the exons CCATCCCTCCACTCATGTTCTATCACCAGCCCAGCAAAGACTTCATTGGGCTTCCACCAAAGGCAGGTCATCTTCTTCACTAGCAGGAGAATTACCAAGAGAGGAGGGAGGAGTACCTCAGAGGTCACGTGCTCTGCTGAGGCTAAGACGGTGGTGATAGGGCTGGCAGCAGACTCGGGCTGCGGGAAGAGCACCTTCATGAGGAGGCTGACGAGTGTGTTCGGAGGTGCAGCTGAGCCACCCAAGGGAGGAAACCCAGACTCCAACACATTGATCAGTGACACCACCACTGTCATATGCCTGGATGACTACCACTCCTTGGACAGAACcgggaggaaggagaagggtgTCACTGCTCTGGACCCGAGGGCCAACAACTTCGACCTCATGTATGAGCAGGTGAAGGCTCTCAAGGATGGAGTTGCCGTTGACAAGCCCATCTACAACCATGTCACCGGCTTGTTGGACCCCCCTGAGCTCATCCGGCCACCCAAGATTCTGGTCATCGAAGGTCTGCACCCCAT GTTTGATCCCCGTGTGAGGGAACTGTTGGACTTCAGCATCTACTTGGACATCAGCGATGAGGTCAAGTTCGCATGGAAGATTCAA AGAGACATGGCGGAACGTGGGCACAGTCTCGAGAGCATCAAAGCCAGCATCGAAGCTCGAAAGCCCGACTTCGATGCATACATCG ACCCGCAGAAGCAGCACGCCGATGCCGTCGTCGAGGTTCTCCCGACGCAGTTGATTCCCGACGACAACGAAGGCAAGGTGTTGCGGGTGAGGTTGATCATGAAGGAAGGGTTGAAGCACTTCAGCCCGGTCTACCTGTTCGACGAAGGCTCCACCATCTCTTGGATCCCATGCGGGAGGAAGCTCACCTGCTCGTACCCTGGCATCAAGTTCGCTTACGCCCCGGACACCTACTACTCCAATGAG GTCTCGGTGTTGGAGATGGACGGACAATTCGACAGGTTAGATGAGCTGATCTATGTGGAGAGCCATTTGAGCAACCTCTCCACCAAGTTCTATGGGGAGGTGACGCAGCAGATGCTGAAGCACTCCGACTTCCCCGGCAGCAACAACGGGACCGGTCTGTTTCAGACGATCGTCGGGTTGAAGATCAGGGATTTATACGAGCAGATTGTTGCCGAGAGGGCAGCTGCTGTTGCTGAGGCAGCCAAAGTCTGA
- the LOC135611125 gene encoding probable WRKY transcription factor 14, whose amino-acid sequence MCDYFWHRMENDSGELADIVRAGGRSGPSNTEFEPVAAEWRLPSHPPVFFPTRAEIPTNTFGDPFVNLRDPLLDQFTGVEFFDGAEAMVAPASTAAPAGCCSGHVAPKLLLTGEQEMKGPCNVFSRALHRISPGGSSMSSKPSLLPSRLVRPSPASSGSIAGPADHGGGVQQISSPRPPVIKRRKNQAKKVVCIPAPPAAAAGAAAGNRLSGEVVPSDLWAWRKYGQKPIKGSPYPRGYYRCSSSKGCSARKQVERSRTDPNMLVITYTSDHNHPWPTQRNALAGSTRSQPSKNGPRNNLKEEPNKETTSSSGHLVKEEEIGEMEKTIEQAGDTLGFDPMIHPSYKLDQPDDLFADLAELEGDPMSLIFSRGFMESKPDEEKGVGASDAFDMFDWAGGSS is encoded by the exons ATGTGTGACTACTTCTGGCACAGGATGGAGAACGACTCCGGTGAGCTCGCCGACATAGTGCGAGCTGGAGGCCGAAGCGGCCCATCGAACACCGAATTCGAGCCGGTCGCTGCCGAGTGGCGGCTTCCTTCCCACCCGCCGGTGTTCTTTCCTACGAGGGCTGAGATCCCTACCAACACCTTCGGGGATCCGTTCGTCAACCTGCGCGACCCTCTGCTGGATCAATTCACGGGCGTGGAGTTCTTCGATGGCGCAGAAGCGATGGTGGCGCCGGCCAGTACGGCCGCCCCAGCGGGCTGCTGCAGCGGTCATGTAGCTCCGAAGCTGCTACTAACGGGCGAGCAGGAGATGAAGGGGCCTTGTAATGTCTTCTCGAGGGCTCTTCATCGGATCTCGCCTGGTGGCAGCAGCATGAGCAGCAAGCCTTCCCTGCTTCCATCGAGGCTGGTCAGGCCATCTCCCGCGAGCAGCGGCTCCATAGCCGgcccagcggatcatggtggtggAGTGCAGCAGATCTCCTCCCCTCGGCCTCCAGTGATCAAACGAAG AAAAAACCAGGCGAAGAAAGTGGTGTGCATTCCTGCACCGCCGGCGGCAGCGGCGGGGGCTGCGGCTGGCAACAGGCTGAGCGGTGAGGTGGTTCCATCTGATCTCTGGGCTTGGAGGAAGTATGGCCAGAAACCGATCAAGGGTTCTCCTTATCCAAG GGGGTATTACAGGTGTAGCAGCTCCAAGGGATGCTCGGCGAGGAAGCAAGTAGAGCGCAGCCGAACGGATCCCAATATGTTGGTCATCACCTACACGTCCGACCACAACCACCCATGGCCGACGCAGCGTAATGCGCTTGCAGGATCCACGAGATCCCAACCGTCCAAGAACGGCCCCAGGAACAATCTCAAGGAGGAGCCTAATAAGGAGACCACCAGCTCGAGTGGTCATCTGGTAAAAGAGGAGGAGATTGGTGAGATGGAGAAGACGATCGAACAAGCTGGAGACACCCTCGGATTCGACCCAATGATCCACCCGAGTTACAAGTTGGACCAGCCCGATGACCTGTTCGCGGATTTGGCGGAGTTGGAAGGCGACCCGATGAGCCTCATCTTCTCCAGAGGATTCATGGAATCAAAGCCGGATGAGGAGAAGGGAGTCGGTGCCTCGGATGCGTTCGACATGTTTGACTGGGCAGGAGGGAGCTCATGA